TTCTATTACTAACCCTCTCTCCTATAATAGAGCCACTCCTCATGGtacacctcccccgccgcccccatcccccccaacaatcccaccacccctccacagccttcaacgaatcctccaccaccctcgacaaCAACTCCCtagtcccccctccccctccccccaactcccgccacaacaacaaatcatcctcctccaccaacttaATCATCGACCGCTCCTTGTTAGGCCGCCTAAAAGCCGACGAGGACCTCATCCGCCGTCGCCAAGCCCACATCGCGACCCACGGCCAGCAATGGCTTAAACCCCCCGGTCTAGCCAAGACATTATTCCAGATGAGGGAAGAGAGACGTGAACAAGAGGAGCACGCCGAGGCGGTAAGAAGGGAGATGGTAGCGcaggagctggccgaggcgcaagctgccgaggaggagcagggtgttgaggaaggtgaggaagaagaggggatgGAGGTTGATTTGGATGGTGAGATTCCCgaggggatggtggacatggaagaagaggatttAGATGATGAAATTCTCGAGGGTAatcttgatgatgatgatgacgatgatctGGATGATGCGGTGCCaggggaggatttggatgATGAGATACCCGAGGGAGACTTGGATGATGATATAcccgagggaggggggtttgggtatGATGGTGCGAGTGATGATAcggacgaagaggagggggatacGGAGcagaacatcaacaacacttTTCAAACCGCGCAGTTTGACACGTCGGGAGATGAAAGCAGTTCTGTCGACCCGAACGATGTTTCGCTTACCGAGGTGCAACAGCAGCGCCggacggagaggagggagcttCAGTCACGGGTGGCTACCGTTCGTGCGCAGGAGCAGAGGATGAGAGATCTCATGGCGCAGCAGAGCCAACCGAGACATGGGAACAACAACAGT
The window above is part of the Podospora bellae-mahoneyi strain CBS 112042 chromosome 3, whole genome shotgun sequence genome. Proteins encoded here:
- a CDS encoding hypothetical protein (EggNog:ENOG503P3KX; COG:S), translated to MFSTLPDLTPRDPLLMVHLPRRPHPPQQSHHPSTAFNESSTTLDNNSLVPPPPPPNSRHNNKSSSSTNLIIDRSLLGRLKADEDLIRRRQAHIATHGQQWLKPPGLAKTLFQMREERREQEEHAEAVRREMVAQELAEAQAAEEEQGVEEGEEEEGMEVDLDGEIPEGMVDMEEEDLDDEILEGNLDDDDDDDLDDAVPGEDLDDEIPEGDLDDDIPEGGGFGYDGASDDTDEEEGDTEQNINNTFQTAQFDTSGDESSSVDPNDVSLTEVQQQRRTERRELQSRVATVRAQEQRMRDLMAQQSQPRHGNNNSNDDDLYGGNDNDDNHYRDGGANDMLEEEDLVSSRQLEGGVESGDDMDMEADLDDEIPDASGISGVSGGAGFGMDGAGYEHTDSEAELSDDGTQGNVSFARGGGSVRRQQQQQGNFRSSAVGPPPQQQQQNFRNSGGNFRSSGMGRFDPRSSLNHDISGFLSLDGSSMIGSSPHASFRRSRYG